Proteins from one Microbacterium faecale genomic window:
- a CDS encoding helix-turn-helix domain-containing protein has protein sequence MVDVDDERGILFPRRLPTFHRVPAPSSLAAVVRWFWIPRWRLAPGESSRQEILPYPASNLVVQGEGATLSGPTTRASQRDLTGHGWAVGMLLRPAGVAALHADPQSLRDVEVPFDAPDLVRDVSTAMAGEEPDAARHDAVAVCGTWLAGRVGRPDPNAMLANAMEEKIEADPDIVRVDDLAQALHVSSRTVQRLARRYVGLPPLAVIRRYRLQESAQRLREDPSLTVAQTAADLGYADHAHLTRDFRRVLGMTPHAYRHAQR, from the coding sequence AGCGCGGCATCCTCTTCCCTCGTCGGCTGCCGACCTTCCATCGCGTGCCCGCGCCGTCTTCACTCGCGGCGGTCGTGCGGTGGTTCTGGATCCCGCGGTGGCGTCTCGCTCCCGGCGAAAGCTCGCGCCAGGAGATCCTGCCGTACCCCGCGTCAAACCTGGTCGTGCAGGGCGAGGGCGCCACACTGTCGGGGCCGACGACGCGCGCCTCGCAACGGGATCTCACGGGACACGGCTGGGCGGTCGGCATGCTGCTTCGGCCCGCTGGCGTCGCCGCCCTCCACGCGGATCCGCAGAGCCTTCGAGACGTCGAGGTGCCGTTCGACGCGCCCGACCTGGTCCGCGACGTCTCGACGGCCATGGCCGGCGAGGAACCGGACGCTGCGCGACACGACGCCGTCGCCGTCTGCGGGACGTGGCTCGCGGGCCGTGTGGGTCGTCCCGACCCGAATGCAATGCTCGCGAACGCGATGGAGGAGAAGATCGAGGCGGATCCGGACATCGTCCGCGTCGACGACCTCGCGCAGGCTCTCCACGTGTCGTCTCGCACCGTGCAGCGACTCGCACGCCGATACGTCGGGTTGCCGCCTCTCGCCGTCATCCGTCGTTATCGCCTCCAGGAATCGGCTCAGCGGCTGCGCGAGGATCCTTCGCTCACGGTCGCGCAGACCGCGGCCGACCTCGGATACGCCGACCATGCGCACTTGACGAGAGACTTTCGCCGTGTGCTCGGCATGACGCCGCACGCGTATCGACACGCGCAGCGCTGA